From one Pirellulales bacterium genomic stretch:
- a CDS encoding protein kinase, whose product MPDDPLSESQESPSWLLKCVANGDERATTAVFQRYATRLTALARSRLSKKLSARIDADDIVMSAYRSFFIRARQGAFTLERGGDLWRLLVEITLHKLYRQHTFHTAQRRSVRMESDEPEKAIRDASAPIPSPDVALATAEELELIMAALPPEVRKVLELRLQGHELLEIAKALKRSERTIRRWLDQCRQAMRRRFPSVSTRSATRSAPIERKPVARRTNRRRPSTTINAVLAFDDFTLMRQIGAGATGKVYLALDKRANATVAVKFLKKRYLNNPEVVSRFAYEAHLLQQLEHPGIVRIFGLGRTPNEGLFIAMSFVPGGDLGARLVAGPVQQDAAARWVSETAVALEYAHQRNIIHCDLKPRNILLSNDDRVVVTDFGLARTSNSELFGDEYIAGTPAFMAPEQVEPSWGPLAARTDVYGLGAVLYSLLTGRPPHEGAAVEVLAAIASGQTPTFPAHSRPELVEICRRCLAADPADRYPTALSVAEALSGVERHDPVNPRGVLS is encoded by the coding sequence GTGCCCGACGACCCATTATCTGAAAGCCAGGAGTCGCCGTCTTGGCTGCTAAAGTGCGTGGCAAATGGAGACGAGCGCGCGACTACCGCGGTCTTTCAACGGTATGCAACACGCCTGACCGCTTTGGCACGAAGTCGGCTGTCAAAAAAACTATCAGCGCGAATTGACGCCGACGATATCGTTATGTCCGCCTATCGGAGCTTCTTCATAAGGGCACGGCAGGGTGCCTTTACTTTGGAGCGAGGCGGAGACCTCTGGCGGCTCCTTGTCGAAATTACATTGCACAAGCTGTATCGACAGCACACGTTTCATACCGCGCAACGACGCTCGGTACGCATGGAATCAGACGAGCCGGAGAAAGCAATTCGGGATGCGTCCGCGCCAATTCCGTCACCCGACGTTGCGTTAGCAACTGCGGAAGAGCTTGAGTTGATTATGGCCGCGTTGCCGCCCGAGGTTCGGAAGGTACTCGAACTGCGCCTGCAAGGACACGAACTTCTGGAAATTGCCAAAGCCCTCAAGCGATCCGAGCGCACGATCCGACGGTGGCTGGATCAGTGTCGACAAGCCATGCGGCGCAGATTCCCCTCTGTGTCTACGCGGAGTGCCACCCGCTCAGCCCCCATCGAGCGAAAGCCTGTGGCGCGAAGAACCAATAGGCGGCGACCGTCGACGACGATCAATGCGGTTCTTGCGTTCGACGACTTTACTTTGATGCGTCAAATTGGCGCGGGAGCGACAGGTAAGGTTTATCTGGCTCTGGACAAGCGAGCAAACGCGACTGTCGCGGTGAAGTTTTTGAAGAAGCGGTATCTGAACAATCCAGAGGTCGTTTCGCGGTTCGCCTACGAGGCGCATCTGTTGCAGCAGTTAGAGCACCCCGGTATCGTTCGCATATTCGGGCTCGGCAGGACGCCGAACGAGGGCTTATTCATCGCAATGAGCTTCGTGCCTGGCGGCGACCTTGGAGCCCGGTTGGTCGCGGGTCCGGTCCAGCAAGACGCGGCGGCACGTTGGGTTAGCGAAACCGCCGTTGCGCTCGAATACGCTCATCAGAGAAACATCATCCACTGTGATCTCAAGCCGAGAAACATTCTGCTCAGCAACGACGATCGCGTCGTTGTCACGGATTTTGGCTTGGCACGCACTTCAAACTCAGAGCTTTTTGGCGACGAGTATATAGCGGGAACACCCGCGTTCATGGCACCGGAACAGGTCGAACCCAGCTGGGGCCCTTTGGCAGCGAGGACCGACGTCTACGGATTGGGAGCAGTGCTCTATAGCCTTTTAACCGGTCGGCCGCCGCATGAAGGAGCAGCCGTAGAAGTATTGGCTGCGATTGCGTCCGGCCAAACGCCGACCTTCCCGGCCCACTCACGACCTGAACTGGTTGAAATCTGCCGGCGCTGCCTAGCAGCGGATCCTGCTGACCGTTATCCAACAGCGCTCAGCGTTGCAGAAGCACTTTCGGGAGTCGAACGCCACGATCCGGTGAACCCCCGCGGAGTTCTAAGCTGA
- a CDS encoding DUF1501 domain-containing protein, with protein sequence MFTFADSTGRLGRRGFLRAGALSLGGLSLPGLLTAAAESKRLLSGRSVIFLFLHGGPSQFETFDPKMSAPAEIRSTTGEIPTAIPGITFGPHFPKLAGLANRLTIVRSFTTGNGNHDIKPVVSRHTEGASLGSLYARIAGATDPATGMPRNALLFPRAVDPSTGPEQTQFGRFNATGALGSGCAPFVPGAGGDLQQDMQLNLPIDRLDDRRALLGELDRVRWLLDSTGQSGTLDKLREQAFTSVTNGIAQAFDLSREDPRLVERYDTAPLVRPDQIDRKWKNYEHYVDNAKSLGKLLLLARRLCEAGAGFVTVTTNFVWDMHADVNNAHCAEGMRYMGPPLDHAVSALIEDLHARGLDERILLVCCGEMGRTPRVNAHGGRDHWGNLAPLLLAGGGLRMGQVIGQSTRDGGQPQSEPIGIPHLVATVLQRLVDPAELRLVRGMPNPVVQAATAEPIPGLA encoded by the coding sequence ATGTTTACGTTCGCCGACAGCACGGGCCGCCTCGGTCGCCGCGGGTTTCTCCGCGCCGGCGCCCTGTCGCTGGGCGGACTCTCGCTGCCGGGATTGCTAACGGCCGCTGCCGAATCGAAACGGCTGCTCTCGGGCCGGTCGGTCATTTTCCTCTTCTTGCACGGCGGGCCGAGCCAGTTCGAAACGTTCGACCCCAAGATGTCGGCCCCGGCGGAAATTCGCTCGACAACCGGCGAGATTCCCACCGCCATTCCCGGCATTACTTTTGGTCCGCACTTTCCGAAGCTGGCCGGCCTGGCAAATCGGCTCACGATCGTGCGCTCGTTTACGACCGGTAACGGCAACCACGACATCAAGCCGGTCGTCAGCCGCCACACCGAGGGAGCGAGCCTCGGCTCGCTGTACGCGCGCATCGCCGGCGCGACCGATCCTGCGACTGGTATGCCGCGGAACGCACTGTTGTTCCCGCGCGCCGTCGACCCCAGCACGGGCCCCGAGCAAACGCAGTTCGGCCGCTTCAACGCGACCGGGGCGCTCGGTTCGGGCTGTGCGCCGTTCGTACCGGGCGCTGGCGGCGACTTGCAGCAAGATATGCAGCTCAACCTGCCGATCGACCGGCTCGACGATCGCCGGGCTTTGCTGGGTGAGCTCGACCGCGTCCGCTGGCTATTGGATTCAACAGGCCAGTCGGGCACGCTCGACAAGTTGCGCGAGCAGGCGTTTACGAGTGTCACGAACGGTATTGCCCAGGCGTTCGACCTGTCGCGCGAAGATCCGCGCCTCGTCGAGCGCTACGACACGGCGCCCCTGGTGCGGCCCGATCAGATCGACCGCAAGTGGAAGAACTACGAGCACTACGTCGACAATGCGAAGTCGCTCGGCAAGCTGTTGCTGTTGGCGCGACGGCTGTGCGAGGCCGGCGCCGGCTTCGTCACGGTGACGACAAACTTCGTGTGGGACATGCACGCCGACGTCAACAATGCGCACTGCGCCGAAGGCATGCGCTATATGGGGCCACCGCTGGACCACGCCGTGTCGGCCTTGATCGAGGATCTGCACGCCCGTGGGCTGGACGAGCGCATTCTGCTGGTCTGCTGCGGCGAAATGGGGCGCACCCCGCGCGTGAATGCCCATGGTGGCCGCGATCACTGGGGCAATCTCGCCCCCTTGCTACTGGCCGGTGGCGGCCTGCGGATGGGACAAGTCATCGGCCAATCGACGCGCGACGGCGGCCAGCCCCAGAGCGAACCGATCGGCATCCCGCATCTGGTGGCGACGGTCTTGCAACGGCTGGTCGATCCGGCCGAGCTACGCCTGGTGCGCGGCATGCCGAACCCCGTCGTGCAGGCAGCCACGGCCGAGCCGATCCCGGGGCTGGCGTAG
- a CDS encoding DUF1559 domain-containing protein, translating to MRRRAMTLVELLVVIAIIGMLIALLLPAVQMAREAARRTQCANNLKQIGLALANHEAALKRLPAGQVSQQYPPDPTHPYTFYRWSALAQLLPYMEQANVRDLLDTSLPLYMPGAGYPFAAANLNGIGQMLPMFLCPSDIAEQVKSQMGPTNYAMCAGSGAGGGTPFATDGIFYVNSTTTYADITDGTSHTIAAAESLLGADTLRDSAGAYIGVSPERTYRFVLGFTATPDLTDTKCAAATLFNSSAGNGNDPRGFAWCSGEYRCALYNHYYPPNSSTCDCITSVTVDPTPPPAKPVLYSAYGWRAARSLHPGGVNVLMADGSIQFSAANVDLTVWRALSTRGQAEVVGGP from the coding sequence ATGCGACGGCGCGCCATGACATTGGTGGAACTGCTCGTCGTGATCGCGATCATCGGGATGTTGATCGCGCTGTTGCTGCCGGCGGTGCAAATGGCGCGCGAGGCCGCGCGGCGCACGCAATGCGCCAACAATCTCAAGCAAATCGGCCTGGCGCTGGCGAACCACGAAGCGGCACTCAAACGATTGCCCGCCGGGCAGGTTTCGCAGCAATATCCTCCCGACCCGACGCATCCTTACACGTTCTATCGCTGGTCGGCGCTTGCGCAGCTATTGCCTTACATGGAACAGGCCAACGTGCGCGACTTGCTCGATACCTCGCTTCCCTTGTACATGCCGGGCGCGGGGTATCCTTTCGCCGCCGCGAATCTGAACGGTATCGGACAGATGCTACCGATGTTTCTCTGCCCGAGCGACATCGCCGAGCAGGTAAAGAGCCAGATGGGTCCGACCAACTACGCGATGTGCGCGGGCTCAGGCGCGGGCGGAGGGACGCCGTTTGCAACCGACGGCATTTTCTACGTCAACTCGACAACCACTTACGCCGACATCACCGACGGTACTTCGCACACGATCGCCGCCGCCGAGAGCTTGTTGGGCGCCGATACGCTGCGCGACAGCGCGGGCGCATACATCGGGGTATCGCCGGAACGCACGTACCGATTCGTGCTGGGATTCACAGCCACGCCCGACCTGACCGACACGAAGTGCGCCGCGGCGACACTCTTTAATTCGAGCGCCGGCAACGGCAACGACCCGCGCGGATTTGCCTGGTGCAGCGGCGAATACCGCTGCGCGTTGTACAACCATTACTACCCACCGAACTCGTCGACGTGCGATTGCATCACGTCGGTCACCGTCGACCCGACGCCGCCGCCGGCGAAACCGGTTCTCTATTCGGCCTACGGCTGGCGCGCGGCGCGCAGCCTGCATCCTGGCGGCGTGAACGTCTTGATGGCCGACGGTTCGATCCAGTTCAGCGCGGCGAACGTCGACCTGACGGTGTGGCGCGCCCTTTCAACCCGGGGGCAGGCGGAAGTCGTGGGCGGTCCATAA
- a CDS encoding ferredoxin family protein has protein sequence MAYVVTQPCFGCKYTDCVVVCPCECFREGEQMLYIDPQECIDCDACVPECPVEAIFYEENVPDDQKEFIALNAEMSRHCPPILERKEPLKKP, from the coding sequence ATGGCTTATGTCGTTACGCAGCCATGTTTTGGTTGCAAGTACACCGATTGCGTCGTCGTGTGCCCCTGCGAGTGCTTTCGGGAAGGTGAACAGATGCTATACATCGATCCGCAAGAGTGCATCGATTGCGACGCTTGCGTACCCGAATGTCCGGTCGAAGCGATCTTCTATGAGGAGAATGTGCCCGATGATCAAAAGGAGTTCATCGCACTGAACGCCGAGATGTCTCGGCACTGCCCGCCGATCTTGGAACGAAAGGAACCGCTGAAAAAGCCGTGA
- a CDS encoding isochorismatase family protein has protein sequence MNRAFCLGTLILAGLLSPATAAAPSASGTWTLHERVRTQDKASGEFALQERQVQWDPHRTAVIVCDMWNQHWCQGATARVAEMAPRMNEVLKAARRLGMLVIHCPSDTMKFYADTPGRKLAQQAPKVAMKPLPADWCPLATGHEPKLPFDNAKDRCDCTPQCPHGNPWRRQIDTLEIVDGDAITDNDEAFYLMRERGIDNVVVLGVHTNMCVLGRPFSIRRMCAQGQNVVLVRDLTDSMHDSLSEPVGLDHFRATDLVIEHIEKYWCPTITSRDFLGGVAFNFREDHRPHLAIVIGEDEYDMARTLPEFADRELSPRGVRTTILHASAGDKNDFPGLEALASADALLVGVRRRTPKTEQLQLIRDFVAEGKPVVGIRTASHAFSLRDNQPPAGYAAWPEFDAEVLGGHYTGHHANELGPTIWTLPTAKESPILRGVPAGEFVSQSSLYKTSPLAQSATPLMMGRVAGEKLEEPVAWTNTTRRGGKVFYTSLGGPEDFALPQFRQLLVNGVFWALGRPVPEIAANESSAATK, from the coding sequence ATGAATCGAGCGTTTTGTCTGGGGACACTGATTCTTGCCGGTTTATTATCGCCCGCCACGGCGGCCGCGCCGTCGGCCAGCGGCACGTGGACTTTGCACGAGCGCGTCCGTACCCAGGACAAAGCCAGTGGCGAATTTGCCCTTCAAGAGCGGCAGGTCCAATGGGATCCGCACCGCACGGCCGTGATCGTGTGCGACATGTGGAATCAACACTGGTGCCAGGGGGCAACGGCCCGCGTGGCCGAGATGGCGCCGCGCATGAACGAAGTGCTGAAGGCCGCTCGCCGCCTGGGCATGCTCGTCATCCATTGCCCGAGCGACACGATGAAGTTCTACGCCGACACGCCAGGCCGGAAGCTAGCGCAGCAGGCGCCGAAGGTGGCGATGAAACCCTTGCCGGCCGATTGGTGTCCGCTGGCCACGGGGCACGAGCCGAAGCTGCCGTTCGACAACGCGAAGGATCGTTGCGACTGCACGCCGCAATGCCCGCACGGCAACCCCTGGCGGCGACAGATCGACACGCTCGAGATCGTCGACGGCGACGCCATCACCGACAACGACGAAGCCTTTTACCTGATGCGCGAGCGCGGCATCGACAACGTGGTCGTTTTGGGCGTGCATACCAACATGTGCGTGCTGGGGCGGCCGTTCTCGATCCGCCGCATGTGTGCCCAGGGGCAGAACGTGGTGCTGGTGCGCGACCTGACCGACTCGATGCACGACTCGCTTTCCGAGCCGGTAGGGCTCGATCATTTTCGTGCCACGGACCTGGTGATCGAACACATCGAGAAATACTGGTGCCCGACGATCACGAGCCGCGACTTTCTCGGGGGAGTGGCCTTTAACTTCCGCGAGGATCATCGGCCGCACCTGGCGATCGTGATCGGTGAAGACGAATACGACATGGCCCGCACGCTGCCGGAGTTTGCCGATCGCGAATTGTCGCCGCGCGGCGTCCGCACGACGATCCTTCACGCGAGCGCCGGCGACAAGAACGATTTCCCCGGGCTCGAGGCCCTGGCCTCGGCCGATGCGCTGTTGGTCGGAGTTCGCCGCCGCACGCCGAAGACCGAGCAATTGCAGTTGATTCGCGATTTCGTGGCTGAGGGCAAGCCCGTCGTCGGCATTCGCACGGCGAGCCATGCTTTTTCGCTGCGCGACAACCAGCCGCCGGCCGGCTACGCCGCCTGGCCCGAGTTCGACGCCGAGGTTTTGGGGGGTCACTATACGGGCCACCATGCGAACGAGCTGGGGCCGACGATCTGGACGCTGCCGACGGCCAAGGAAAGCCCGATCCTGCGCGGCGTGCCGGCGGGCGAGTTCGTTTCGCAGTCGTCGCTCTACAAGACGAGCCCGCTGGCCCAGTCGGCGACGCCGCTGATGATGGGGCGCGTGGCCGGCGAAAAGCTCGAAGAACCGGTCGCCTGGACCAACACCACGCGGCGCGGGGGCAAGGTCTTTTACACGTCGCTGGGCGGACCCGAGGATTTTGCGCTTCCGCAGTTTCGGCAACTGCTCGTCAACGGCGTTTTCTGGGCGCTGGGGCGGCCCGTCCCGGAAATCGCAGCCAACGAATCGTCGGCCGCTACCAAGTAA
- the bcp gene encoding thioredoxin-dependent thiol peroxidase, translating into MGDWLEEGKAAPDFTLAADDGKKVNLKALRGQPVVLYFYPRDDTPGCTKEACAFRDRKKELTRLGAHVLGVSTDDVTSHEKFRDKYELNFPLLADVDHKIAEKYGAWREKNMYGKKSMGIQRSTYLIDAEGKIQKIWKKVSVDGHDDQVLDELKKLAGK; encoded by the coding sequence ATGGGCGATTGGCTCGAAGAAGGCAAGGCCGCACCCGATTTCACACTCGCGGCCGACGACGGCAAGAAAGTCAATCTCAAGGCGCTTCGCGGCCAGCCCGTCGTGCTCTATTTCTACCCGCGCGACGATACACCGGGCTGCACCAAGGAAGCGTGCGCATTTCGCGATCGCAAGAAGGAACTGACCAGGCTCGGCGCGCACGTGCTGGGCGTCAGCACCGACGACGTCACCAGCCACGAGAAGTTTCGCGACAAGTACGAGCTGAATTTTCCGCTGCTGGCCGACGTCGACCACAAAATCGCCGAGAAATACGGCGCCTGGCGCGAAAAGAATATGTACGGCAAGAAATCGATGGGCATCCAGCGCTCGACCTATCTGATCGATGCCGAGGGCAAGATTCAAAAGATCTGGAAAAAAGTCTCGGTCGACGGGCACGACGACCAGGTACTCGACGAGCTAAAGAAGCTGGCCGGCAAGTAG
- a CDS encoding dockerin type I domain-containing protein, with amino-acid sequence MDRLSNAVDRYSSTGQFLGTLISDSTNLNQPDGIALSPDHTKLFVASSQNNEVVEYNYDAATGTAGDPTVFATAAQGLAFPNSMVFSPDGTKLYVANLGGTGVTQLNLDGTSAGPNITGGSSSEFSGLAFTSSGELLAGGFDGGTVAISNPAVSSFSDLVTPTSSLQGLAGVLVNGNDLYVTGLFSGTFEKFNLATGNVDPTFTQATGLGFPQGVFLAPDGNSLLVEVLGFANGAGNISEYSFNGAFLGTFATPATSASQGFIEATTMIVVPGPTGSVLTGDVNHDGIVNSQDLALVSSQWLQSGPSLQGDVNGDGIVNSQDLALISSNWLHSSSASATAVPEPSTLVLGLAGCALLIARCAYRRRG; translated from the coding sequence GTGGACCGGCTCTCGAACGCGGTCGACCGTTACAGCAGCACGGGCCAGTTTCTGGGCACCCTGATCAGCGACAGTACGAACCTGAACCAGCCCGACGGCATCGCGCTGTCGCCCGATCACACGAAGTTGTTCGTGGCGAGTTCCCAGAACAATGAAGTGGTGGAGTACAACTACGACGCTGCGACGGGAACGGCCGGTGACCCGACTGTCTTCGCGACAGCTGCTCAGGGGCTCGCGTTTCCGAACTCGATGGTCTTCAGTCCGGACGGCACGAAGCTTTACGTCGCCAATCTCGGCGGAACGGGGGTTACGCAACTTAATCTGGACGGTACTTCCGCCGGACCGAATATCACGGGTGGCAGCAGCTCGGAGTTCAGTGGACTCGCTTTTACTTCCAGCGGCGAGCTTCTCGCCGGCGGCTTCGACGGGGGAACGGTCGCGATCTCGAACCCTGCGGTCAGTTCGTTCTCGGATCTGGTTACCCCGACCTCGTCCCTGCAGGGGCTGGCCGGCGTGCTCGTGAACGGCAACGACCTGTACGTGACGGGCCTGTTTTCGGGCACGTTCGAGAAATTCAACCTTGCCACGGGCAACGTCGACCCGACGTTTACGCAGGCGACCGGCCTCGGTTTTCCGCAAGGCGTGTTCCTGGCGCCCGACGGCAACAGCCTGCTCGTGGAGGTTCTGGGGTTTGCCAACGGCGCGGGCAACATCTCGGAATACAGCTTCAATGGTGCCTTCCTGGGAACCTTCGCGACCCCGGCAACCAGCGCGTCTCAAGGATTCATCGAAGCAACGACCATGATTGTCGTGCCGGGGCCGACGGGATCCGTGTTGACAGGCGACGTGAATCACGACGGCATCGTCAACAGCCAGGATCTCGCGCTGGTGTCCAGCCAATGGTTGCAATCGGGCCCATCGCTTCAAGGGGACGTCAACGGCGACGGCATCGTCAATTCGCAAGACCTGGCCTTGATCTCGTCGAATTGGCTCCATTCATCGAGCGCAAGCGCAACAGCCGTGCCCGAGCCGTCGACCCTTGTGCTGGGCCTGGCGGGATGCGCGCTGCTGATCGCTCGCTGCGCGTATCGCCGGCGTGGATAG
- a CDS encoding neutral/alkaline non-lysosomal ceramidase N-terminal domain-containing protein, whose amino-acid sequence MQRRVLLFFVLALCHVNLAAANEPALQAGVAVVDITPPPGQTMWGYANRPQPATGKLDPLMGRVVVLACGPTRVALVTLDLGRTPEDLLLAELRERTLSKHRIGDLFVTASHTHAAPSLESLDGKPNSYGPTVIDALDRAIDQAADNLVPVTIGVGRGTVDLAHNRRHFLPDGRVAMQWRNAEHEPTSPVDKEYVVVRLDRADGKPLAVLLHYACHPVVLGPDNLEYSADFVGEACRGVEAQVGAPCLYLQGGCGNINPYVDKTPRSDGGVELMRKMGQTLAAAVVETAKEIEPMATQPDAIKFDAHPVSVRLRWDVKDPDVAAVLSKMYGARFDRYLAPMLQEGRVRPILTTLLIGKEIALCGMPGEFFVQFQTDLKEHSPVPTTLLVGYTNGYHAYFPTIRDAAAGGYGGKTATYVAPGSGEKLRDEALVTLYKMLDKLHDVPREEDFHLIEYDDVKKQVAQ is encoded by the coding sequence ATGCAACGTCGCGTGCTCCTATTCTTCGTGCTCGCGCTTTGCCATGTCAATCTGGCGGCGGCCAATGAACCGGCGCTACAGGCCGGCGTCGCCGTGGTCGACATTACGCCGCCGCCGGGTCAAACCATGTGGGGCTACGCGAACCGTCCGCAGCCGGCCACCGGCAAGCTCGATCCGCTGATGGGCCGAGTGGTCGTGCTGGCTTGTGGGCCGACGCGCGTGGCCTTGGTCACACTCGACCTGGGACGCACGCCCGAGGATCTGCTATTGGCCGAGCTGCGCGAGCGGACCCTCTCGAAGCACCGGATCGGCGATCTGTTCGTCACCGCGAGTCATACACACGCGGCGCCGTCGCTCGAATCGCTCGACGGCAAGCCAAACAGCTACGGTCCCACGGTGATCGACGCGTTGGATCGCGCGATCGACCAGGCGGCCGATAACCTGGTGCCGGTCACGATCGGCGTCGGCCGCGGAACGGTGGATCTGGCGCACAATCGCCGGCATTTCTTGCCCGACGGACGCGTGGCCATGCAGTGGCGCAACGCCGAGCACGAGCCGACCTCGCCGGTCGACAAAGAGTACGTCGTCGTACGGCTCGATCGCGCGGACGGCAAGCCGTTGGCCGTGCTTCTGCACTACGCCTGCCACCCGGTCGTGCTGGGGCCGGACAATCTGGAATACAGCGCGGACTTCGTGGGCGAGGCCTGCCGCGGGGTCGAAGCGCAGGTCGGCGCGCCGTGCCTGTACCTGCAAGGAGGCTGCGGTAACATCAACCCGTATGTCGACAAAACGCCGCGCAGCGACGGTGGCGTCGAGCTCATGCGAAAGATGGGCCAGACGTTGGCCGCCGCGGTCGTTGAAACGGCAAAAGAGATTGAGCCCATGGCTACTCAGCCAGATGCGATCAAGTTTGACGCGCATCCGGTGAGCGTGCGCTTGCGGTGGGATGTGAAGGATCCGGACGTGGCGGCCGTCTTGAGCAAGATGTACGGCGCGCGGTTCGATCGGTACCTGGCTCCCATGCTGCAAGAGGGGCGCGTGCGGCCCATCCTGACGACGCTGTTGATCGGCAAGGAGATCGCGCTGTGCGGCATGCCGGGCGAGTTCTTCGTGCAGTTCCAGACCGATCTGAAGGAGCACTCGCCCGTCCCGACCACGCTCTTGGTCGGCTACACCAACGGCTATCACGCGTACTTTCCCACGATTCGTGACGCGGCCGCCGGCGGCTACGGCGGCAAGACGGCTACTTATGTAGCACCCGGCTCCGGCGAGAAACTGCGCGACGAGGCGCTGGTCACGCTCTACAAAATGCTCGACAAGCTGCACGATGTGCCGCGCGAAGAGGATTTTCACCTCATCGAATACGACGACGTCAAGAAACAGGTGGCACAGTGA
- a CDS encoding prenyltransferase/squalene oxidase repeat-containing protein — translation MSRFCLSFSAFALAVVTFGATAIPAAAADEKAYEQAVARAIEFLRTKGQAEDGSFSSAAGPAVTALVTTGVLQNGRTAQDPVVAKALKYLQGFVQPDGGIYNPGSRHRNYETCVGLMCFAAANKDGRFNAIVKNAEKFLTAGQWDESENVQPANITYGGAGYGQAERPDLSNTSFLLDALKSAGEDANDEAFKRALVFVSRCQNLESEYNTTEFPAKNPDGGFYYTPAAGGVSMAGKTDNGGLRSYGSMTYAGLKSMIYCGVTPDDPRVKAAVAWAKKYYTLDENPGMADAGLYYYYHMFAKALAAINQPTLVDESGKSHNWREELLQSLLSRQQPDGSWVNKNARWMEGDPNLVTGYALLVLPYCRADAK, via the coding sequence ATGTCGCGATTTTGTTTGTCGTTCTCTGCGTTTGCTTTGGCCGTGGTCACATTCGGTGCGACAGCAATTCCAGCCGCCGCGGCCGACGAAAAGGCCTATGAGCAGGCCGTCGCCCGGGCGATTGAGTTCTTGCGCACCAAAGGGCAAGCCGAGGATGGTTCGTTCAGCTCGGCGGCCGGCCCCGCGGTCACGGCCCTGGTGACGACGGGCGTGCTGCAGAACGGTCGCACCGCGCAGGATCCGGTCGTGGCCAAGGCGCTCAAGTACCTGCAAGGTTTCGTGCAGCCCGACGGTGGCATCTATAACCCGGGATCGCGCCATCGCAACTACGAAACGTGCGTGGGGCTGATGTGCTTTGCCGCGGCCAACAAAGACGGTCGCTTTAATGCGATCGTGAAGAACGCCGAGAAGTTCCTTACCGCCGGCCAGTGGGATGAATCGGAAAACGTACAGCCGGCAAATATCACCTACGGCGGCGCGGGCTACGGCCAGGCCGAACGGCCCGACCTCTCGAACACCAGCTTCCTGCTCGATGCCTTGAAGTCGGCCGGCGAAGATGCGAACGACGAGGCGTTCAAGCGGGCCTTGGTTTTCGTGTCGCGTTGCCAGAACCTGGAAAGCGAATACAACACGACCGAGTTTCCGGCCAAGAACCCGGATGGCGGGTTCTATTACACGCCCGCCGCCGGCGGCGTCAGCATGGCCGGCAAGACCGACAACGGTGGCCTGCGCAGCTACGGTTCGATGACCTACGCGGGGCTGAAGAGCATGATCTATTGCGGCGTTACGCCCGACGATCCGCGCGTGAAGGCGGCCGTCGCCTGGGCCAAGAAGTACTACACGCTGGACGAAAACCCGGGCATGGCCGACGCCGGCTTGTACTACTACTACCACATGTTCGCCAAGGCGCTGGCGGCCATCAATCAACCGACCCTGGTCGATGAGAGTGGCAAGTCGCACAACTGGCGCGAAGAGCTGCTCCAGTCGTTGCTCAGCCGGCAACAGCCGGACGGATCGTGGGTGAACAAGAACGCCCGCTGGATGGAAGGTGACCCGAACCTGGTGACGGGCTACGCCCTGTTGGTGCTGCCGTATTGCCGGGCAGACGCGAAATAA